In Trichoderma atroviride chromosome 2, complete sequence, one DNA window encodes the following:
- a CDS encoding uncharacterized protein (MEROPS:MER0002281) — translation MSWFSIFKRVGLLRSSTNRTSTSYLYSNSRRGFATITTMAKRDPTTLSNYDAWRTKHTTASFSIDFDNKRLKGSVVLQLESQTDKQSNEIILDSRFVKVSSVNVNSAESKWELKPHSDPFGAPLHVQVPDGAAKGDIVNLAIELETTSKCTALQWLTPAQTSNKKHPYMFSQCQAINARSIFPCQDTPDVKSTISFKFTSTLPVVASGVAVGDHTATPGVEKVYEFEQKVPIPSYLFAVASGDIVSAPIGSRSKVVTGPNELEGCKWELERDMEKFLEIAESIVFPYKWGEYNVLVLPPSFPYGGMENPIYTFATPTIISGDRQNVDVIAHELAHSWSGNLVSNASWEHFWLNEGWTVYLERRIEAAVHGEPQFDFSSIIGWKALEDAVAHFGKDHEYTKLIISHDNVDPEDVYSTVAYEKGFHFLYYLDRLVGRENFNKFIPHYFTKWAGKSLDSFEFRDTFVDFFNGLGDEDIKKKVATIDWEGKLYTPGLPPKPEFDMTLAGQCYELAAKWENDSYEPSAKDVESFSSNQKIVFLEKLQQHGALSTERAQLLGKVYSLLDTQNVELQFAYLQIALKANDSTSYQSTADLLGKVGRMKFVRPLFRSLNKVDRSLALETFAKYKDFYHPICRGMVEKDLGV, via the exons ATGTCGTGGTTCTCGATCTTCAAGAGAGTCGGTcttttgcgcagcagcacgaaTCGCACATCCACCAGCTACCTGTACTCCAACTCCAGGCGGGGCTTCGctaccatcaccaccatggccaAACGGGATCCCACTACGCTGTCCAACTACGACGCTTGGCGCACCAAGCACACCACCGCTAGCTTCAGCATTGACTTTGACAACAAGCGCCTGAAGGGCTCGGTGGTGCTGCAGCTCGAGAGCCAGACCGACAAGCAGAGCAATGAGATCATTCTCGATTCTCGCTTCGTCAAGGTGTCGTCGGTCAACGTCAACTCGGCCGAGTCCAAGTGGGAGCTGAAGCCGCACTCGGATCCCTTTGGCGCGCCGCTGCATGTGCAGGTTCCTGATGGCGCGGCCAAGGGCGACATTGTTAACCTGGCCATTGAGCTGGAGACGACGAGCAAGTGCACGGCGCTGCAGTGGCTGACACCCGCCCAGACCTCCAACAAGAAGCATCCGTACATGTTTTCGCAGTGCCAGGCCATTAATGCTcgctccatcttcccctGCCAGGATACTCCTGATGTCAAGTCCACCATCAGCTTCAAGTTCACTTCCACCCTCCCGGTTGTTGCTTctggtgttgctgttggcgACCACACAGCTACTCCCGGCGTGGAGAAGGTCTATGAGTTTGAGCAAAAGGTCCCCATCCCTTCATATCTCTTCGCTGTTGCTTCTGGTGACATCGTCTCTGCCCCCATTGGGTCCCGTAGCAAGGTTGTCACTGGTCCCAATGAGCTGGAAGGCTGCAAATGGGAGCTCGAGCGAGACATGGAGAAGTTCCTGGAAATTGCTGAGAGCATTGTCTTCCCGTACAAGTGGGGAGAGTACAATGTGCTTGTTCTGCCCCCCAGCTTCCCCTATGGAG GCATGGAGAACCCCATTTACACTTTTGCCACCCCTACCATCATTAGCGGCGACAGGCAAAACGTTGATGTGATTGCTCACGAGCTTGCCCACAGCTGGAGCGGCAACCTGGTTTCCAACGCCAGCTGGGAGCACTT TTGGCTGAACGAAGGCTGGACCGTCTATCTGGAGCGACGAATTGAGGCTGCCGTCCACGGCGAGCCCCAGTTTGACTTTTCATCCATCATCGGATGGAAGGCTCTCG AGGATGCTGTTGCGCATTTCGGCAAGGACCACGAATACACAAaactcatcatcagccacgATAACGTGGACCCCGAGGATGTTTACAGCACCGTTGCTTACGAGAAGGGATTCCACTTCCTTTACTACCTGGATCGTCTCGTTGGCCGGGAGAACTTTAATAAGTTCATTCCTCACTACTTTACCAAGTGGGCTGGAAAGTCTCTCGACTCTTTTGAATTCAGGGACACGTTTGTCGACTTTTTCAACGGCCTGGGCGATGAggatatcaagaagaaggttGCTACTATTGACTGGGAAGGCAAGCTCTACACTCCAGGCCTGCCCCCTAAGCCCGAGTTTGACATGACCCTTGCTGGTCAATGCTACGAATTGGCTGCGAAGTGGGAAAATGAT TCTTATGAGCCCAGCGCCAAGGATGTTGAATCGTTCTCTTCCAACCAGAAGATTGTTTTCcttgaaaagctgcagcagcatggtGCTCTGAGCACCGAACGGGCCCAGCTTCTGGGTAAGGTCTACAGTCTCCTCGACACCCAGAATGTTGAGCTTCAGTTTGCCTATCTGCAGATCGCTCTCAAGGCCAATGACAGCACAAGCTACCAGAGCACAGCCGATCTGCTTGGCAAGGTCGGTCGCATGAAGTTCGTCCGACCCTTGTTCCGATCTCTGAACAAGGTTGATCGAAGCCTCGCCCTGGAGACTTTTGCCAAGTACAAGGACTTTTACCACCCCATCTGCAGGGGTATGGTGGAAAAGGATCTTGGCGTCTAG